The following proteins come from a genomic window of Musa acuminata AAA Group cultivar baxijiao chromosome BXJ1-7, Cavendish_Baxijiao_AAA, whole genome shotgun sequence:
- the LOC135679789 gene encoding uncharacterized protein LOC135679789 has translation MGNLNANLVLLMLALLLSALPLKGASNTDEYIPVTPVKYLTLANVPGGVLAGYNQCSDCRCCSANNPSNCVTTKCCYKLICHEATNPAAICSYRPVACHCDNCI, from the exons ATGGGTAACCTCAACGCCAACCTCGTTCTGCTGATGCTGGCTCTCCTGCTCTCTGCTCTTCCCCTCAAAG GAGCATCCAACACTGATGAGTACATACCTGTGACTCCCGTCAAGTACTTGACTCTGGCCAATGTGCCCGGCGGTGTGCTGGCCGGTTACAATCAGTGCTCGGACTGCCGGTGTTGTTCCGCCAACAACCCGAGCAACTGCGTGACGACAAAGTGTTGCTACAAGTTGATCTGCCACGAGGCCACCAATCCAGCGGCCATATGCTCGTATAGGCCGGTGGCCTGCCACTGCGACAACTGCATTTGA
- the LOC135679612 gene encoding uncharacterized protein LOC135679612 isoform X1, producing the protein MSQPRRGQQPDLNNLQPWQQLLMCQLIQEPQSQNKFKQLDPGTGQRNSLSKLSASAKPAPVDQLPAMIDDVPINHVSDCNWPKTVVPSMPLVPINSQPFIADNMNWLQLNDNPTVPNVASSFIISNNQIQTMRSMGFIPQQFDQTFHGIPVSSAKGVICQHPQFFGASSNCTDLTTTGARNESVKAWVPFNSLQSDQSSPAQNFSRERTFAMCNFHGKGSLDNASVQVLSNDVTSGNFQQIDNLKCSVRVHEVQDNQDKADLSSNLQENPSMQVETSDDVAANLDPTEQKLLFGMDDGHSLEVPLGGSLNTCSGNFLCGSSLENIHFGAIPSMQSGSWSALMQEAVQACSSDKGIQEEWSGLSYQKMERPMVMDSVVSNDNAKQPTTWDDSYLQSASSLTSRHLPLYNDADACSNSCTSPSFHNSFAHDGNSRVQSGAPHVSFQLSAGGNNYKQFHQVQKQKPIFEGGPQAQIPLTNEVWVDQSYEQCANDSVDMQYTEGSWTYQQNEALVNFPGEFSDTPNFWNSSYIMAPGGDCVSDVCDNDVNMGKPGGSNMHVNSGEQPVESDIGSSVQAEDFAVDNYGSVVNTNNFEWNDEMNQLASNSGLMVFGKNLNFDACVTVKTNGDKNVERNYNQLSGRPQTSYDTNKRLSSTDENKKDLQMVSGDGYTSSSLDHSRYSYTIDSAKENSVLAANDQKSFVSEIQDSLIQTGQHTVGSKMKRLTGSLGMDVEPLLPKNHPFIFQRMPKSVIQGYKKEEQIYAQKSKFADHIDSNNVENLVKRIAVESQKLQSRDNILTHASASSFDGSIGPYSQNKRIAQTSQNVLELLHKVDQSRNTDIPAQVGFDTASPRICQPSAVQGFGLQLAPPSQQFSKFVLPSNTCLNINPMNLDSKAGDKDQIWSISTPSVQSLMNETSQRENQSKISSISEQKHKEALYCDKQNTLSAIARNSCNMGNHLQGQQSQERNPNVNVYLEKEQDIPSSTGYGTLDQSMNFTIFSQANANAFVKNTSLLQQPYKSHDGSVADRSIQTSFPSLAGRVPPFRVASGEQLQTTKMDYTKQKQVVQDFSQISSSMYSNTETISIQPSTAGISYQVDPSSMLAYMWTNISTQQHQASLLPDSLSLQIPQSHNIRETSFLGLQKTYDQGSNGESASSEVGTSSHLMNRDDPNKRFSLKPSITEKIDSITQAETEFQWTELVGNAEEGLNTFIPSLVHLHQKGMDQGKSWHASTPYTQAVHASINRMASSSSEIGFPGFTSNPSDVQQKNCSLLHRMQARRKADSDLSNKVQSRLRGADFVSNSSFVYWNNDQGNVQEQDSDFKIPAYGELGACSQSLLPSNAKMLSFASKENVLQNASTPSSGGHCLQNDISSLSTCSTANLIRGNEHTCMNSQVSPSWFEKYQMYKNDAVIAEHDGQKITKPTSQQNFFSDIPGSTAENIMVKHRIRNSQTYTWPSSSIAEVSSDRPSTHSLLPTIVDQDAVIRSRKRKSTITELLPWHKVAQGQQRLRSISIAELDWARVTNKLFEKVHDGAEALENGPSTTQPRRRLILTTHLMHQLIPAVPSRILNKEVISAYENVTFSIAKSALADVCSLISSLGRDYHIHLEKENTFSDNVTSCKKAGDHLCSKIMEVFIQRSKKLECDFSRLDKRSSVLNVRMEFHELERFSLVNRLGEFHGRPPIIEDSSSTSEAPPCKTFRQNYITAYPVPGNLPEGVPCLSL; encoded by the exons ATGTCACAACCTCGTCGAGGGCAGCAGCCTGATCTTAATAACCTGCAACCATGGCAACAACTATTGATGTGCCAACTGATACAAGAGCCTCAGAGCCAGAATAAATTTAAGCAGCTAGATCCGGGTACAGGACAGCGAAATTCACTTAGCAAATTGTCCGCTTCAGCAAAACCAGCACCTGTGGATCAGTTACCTGCAATGATAGACGATGTCCCTATTAATCATGTGTCCGATTGTAATTGGCCAAAAACTGTTGTTCCGAGCATGCCTTTAGTGCCTATTAACTCTCAACCATTTATTGCGGACAACATGAACTGGCTGCAGTTAAATGACAATCCTACTGTACCAAATGTTGCAAGtagtttcataatttcaaataatcaAATTCAAACAATGCGATCTATGGGTTTCATCCCACAACAGTTTGACCAGACTTTTCATGGCATTCCTGTTTCAAGCGCCAAAGGGGTTATATGTCAACATCCTCAGTTCTTTGGGGCATCTAGTAATTGCACTGATTTGACAACTACTGGAGCCAGGAATGAATCAGTAAAAGCATGGGTTCCATTTAACTCTCTTCAGAGTGATCAGTCTTCTCCTGCACAAAACTTCTCACGAGAAAGAACATTTGCTATGTGTAATTTTCATGGCAAAGGCTCACTTGATAATGCTTCAGTGCAAGTTCTGAGTAATGATGTTACATCAGGAAACTTTCAACAAATAGATAATCTAAAATGCAGTGTTCGGGTTCATGAAGTCCAAGATAATCAGGACAAAGCTGACTTGTCAAGTAACTTGCAGGAAAATCCATCAATGCAAGTAGAGACATCCGATGATGTGGCTGCTAACCTAGACCCTACAGAACAGAAGCTTTTGTTTGGTATGGATGATGGCCACAGTTTGGAAGTTCCCTTAGGTGGGAGCCTGAACACTTGTTCAGGCAACTTTCTTTGTGGGTCTTCTTTGGAGAACATCCATTTTGGTGCTATTCCTTCCATGCAAAGTGGAAGCTGGAGCGCTCTTATGCAGGAGGCTGTACAGGCTTGCAGCAGTGATAAGGGAATCCAGGAAGAGTGGAGTGGTTTGAGCTACCAGAAAATGGAACGTCCAATGGTAATGGATTCAGTTGTGTCTAATGATAATGCCAAGCAGCCAACCACTTGGGATGACAGCTACCTGCAGAGTGCATCCTCATTAACTTCAAGACATCTTCCTTTGTATAATGATGCTGATGCATGTTCGAATTCATGCACTTCCCCTAGTTTTCATAACTCATTTGCACATGATGGAAATAGTAGGGTACAAAGTGGAGCTCCTCATGTGTCTTTTCAGCTGTCTGCTGGCGGAAACAATTACAAACAGTTTCATCAGGTTCAAAAGCAGAAACCAATCTTCGAAGGTGGTCCTCAAGCACAGATACCTTTAACCAATGAAGTGTGGGTGGACCAGTCATATGAGCAGTGTGCAAATGATTCTGTAGACATGCAGTATACTGAGGGAAGCTGGACCTACCAACAAAATGAGGCCTTGGTGAATTTTCCTGGGGAGTTTAGTGATACACCAAATTTCTGGAACAGTAGTTATATTATGGCACCTGGCGGGGATTGTGTCTCAGATGTTTGTGATAATGATGTTAATATGGGGAAGCCTGGTGGTAGTAACATGCATGTGAACAGCGGAGAACAACCAGTCGAATCCGATATTGGCAGTTCGGTGCAAGCTGAAGATTTTGCAGTTGACAACTATGGTTCTGTTGTGAACACAAACAACTTTGAGTGGAATGATGAGATGAATCAGCTGGCATCCAATTCAGGTCTGATGGTTTTTGGTAAAAACTTGAACTTTGATGCATGTGTAACTGTAAAAACTAATGGTGACAAAAATGTGGAAAGAAACTATAATCAATTAAGTGGGAGACCACAAACTAGTTATGACACTAACAAAAGATTAAGCAGCACCGATGAAAACAAAAAAGATCTGCAGATGGTTTCAGGTGATGGCTATACATCCAGTAGTTTAGATCACAGCCGATATAGCTATACTATAGATAGTGCAAAGGAAAATTCTGTGTTGGCTGCTAATGACCAGAAATCTTTTGTATCCGAGATCCAAGATTCATTGATCCAAACTGGTCAACATACTGTGGGTTCTAAAATGAAGCGGTTAACAGGAAGTTTGGGGATGGATGTGGAACCTTTGCTCCCTAAAAATCATCCATTTATTTTTCAGCGCATGCCCAAATCAGTTATTCAAGGATATAAAAAAGAGGAACAGATATATGCTCAAAAGTCTAAGTTTGCAGATCATATTGATTCAAACAATGTTGAAAACCTTGTTAAG AGAATTGCAGTGGAATCACAGAAGCTACAATCTAGAGATAACATCTTGACTCATGCTTCGGCTTCTTCCTTTGATGGATCCATTGGTCCATATTCCCAAAATAAAAGAATTGCTCAAACAAG TCAAAATGTGCTTGAGCTTCTTCACAAGGTTGATCAGTCAAGGAATACTGATATCCCTGCTCAAGTTGGTTTTGATACTGCTTCTCCTCGTATTTGTCAACCATCTGCTGTGCAAGGTTTTGGTTTGCAATTGGCCCCACCATCTCAACAATTTTCGAAGTTTGTGTTACCTTCCAATACTTGTCTAAATATTAATCCTATGAACTTAGACAGCAAGGCAGGAGATAAAGACCAGATATGGTCAATTTCTACACCATCAGTTCAATCTCTCATGAATgaaacatctcaaagagaaaatcagAGTAAGATATCTAGCATATCAGAACAAAAGCATAAAGAAGCTTTAtactgtgataagcaaaatacctTATCCGCAATAGCTCGTAATTCTTGTAATATGGGGAACCACCTACAAGGGCAGCAGTCACAGGAACGTAATCCTAATGTGAATGTTTATCTGGAGAAAGAGCAAGATATTCCTAGTTCCACTGGATATGGAACATTAGATCAGTCAATGAATTTTACCATTTTTAGCCAAGCTAATGCAAATGCTTTTGTCAAAAATACCTCACTACTTCAACAACCATATAAATCTCATGATGGGTCGGTAGCTGATCGATCTATTCAGACATCATTTCCTTCTCTGGCTGGCAGAGTTCCACCTTTTAGAGTCGCTTCTGGTGAACAGTTGCAGACAACAAAGATGGATTATACAAAGCAGAAGCAGGTTGTCCAGGACTTCTCTCAGATTAGTAGTTCAATGTACTCTAATACAGAAACAATATCAATCCAGCCTTCTACTGCAGGCATTTCTTATCAAGTTGACCCATCGTCAATGTTGGCATACATGTGGACAAATATATCAACCCAACAACATCAAGCTAGCCTTCTCCCTGACAGTCTCAGCCTACAGATACCTCAGTCACATAATATTAGGGAAACAAGTTTTTTGGGCCTGCAAAAGACATATGATCAAGGAAGTAATGGAGAGAGTGCTTCTTCCGAAGTAGGCACAAGTTCTCATTTGATGAACAGAGATGATCCAAATAAGAGATTTTCCTTAAAGCCATCAATTACTGAGAAGATAGATTCTATTACCCAGGCAGAAACTGAATTCCAATGGACAGAACTAGTGGGAAATGCTGAGGAGGGTTTGAATACATTCATTCCATCCTTGGTCCATTTGCATCAGAAGGGCATGGACCAGGGGAAAAGTTGGCATGCTTCAACTCCTTACACTCAAGCAGTACATGCTTCCATTAACAGAATGGCCTCTTCTAGCAGTGAAATTGGGTTCCCTGGTTTTACTTCAAATCCTTCAGATGTTCAACAGAAAAATTGTTCCCTTCTGCACCGGATGCAAGCTAGGAGGAAAGCTGATTCTGATCTAAGCAACAAGGTACAAAGTAGGCTAAGGGGAGCTGATTTTGTCTCTAATTCTTCTTTTGTGTACTGGAACAATGATCAGGGAAATGTTCAGGAACAAGATTCAGACTTCAAAATTCCTGCATATGGTGAACTTGGTGCATGTTCACAAAGTTTGTTACCATCGAATGCAAAAATGCTAAGTTTTGCTTCTAAAGAAAATGTGTTACAAAATGCAAGCACACCTTCTTCAGGAGGGCATTGTCTTCAAAATGATATATCCTCTCTTAGTACATGTTCAACAGCTAATTTAATCAGAGGAAATGAGCACACTTGTATGAACTCTCAAGTGTCTCCATCTTGgtttgaaaaatatcaaatgtaTAAAAATGATGCAGTAATTGCTGAACATGATGGCCAGAAGATTACAAAACCTACTTCTCAGCAGAATTTTTTCTCAGATATACCTGGGAGCACAGCCGAAAACATTATGGTCAAGCACAGAATTCGAAACAGTCAGACATATACTTGGCCAAGTTCATCAATCGCAGAGGTATCTTCCGATAGACCATCTACCCATTCACTGCTTCCTACTATTGTGGACCAGGATGCAGTTATAAGATCAAGGAAGCGGAAAAGCACAATTACAGAGCTTCTGCCATGGCACAAGGTCGCACAAGGACAGCAGAGGTTAAGAAGCATCAG TATTGCAGAACTAGACTGGGCTCGGGTTACCAATAAGTTGTTTGAAAAG GTGCATGATGGAGCTGAAGCTTTGGAGAATGGCCCATCAACAACTCAACCACGAAGAAGGCTAATTTTGACTACTCACTTGATGCATCAACTCATTCCAGCTGTACCATCTCGAATACTTAATAAGGAGGTCATTTCAGCCTATGAAAATGTTACCTTCTCCATTGCTAAATCAGCACTTGCAGATGTGTGCAGCTTGATCTCTTCCTTGGGAAGAGATTATCACATTCATTTGGAAAAAGAGAATAC GTTTTCTGATAATGTTACCTCTTGTAAGAAGGCAGGAGACCATCTTTGCTCAAAAATCATGGAAGTCTTTATTCAAAGATCCAAGAAGCTTGAgtgtgatttctcaag ATTGGACAAGAGGTCATCAGTGTTAAACGTCCGAATGGAGTTCCACGAATTGGAAAGGTTCTCTCTCGTTAACCGTTTAGGCGAGTTTCATGGACGGCCTCCGATAATCGAAGACAGTTCTTCCACTTCAGAAGCTCCACCTTGCAAAACATTTCGACAAAATTACATCACTGCATATCCAGTGCCTGGAAATCTTCCTGAAGGAGTTCCCTGCCTCTCACTTTAG
- the LOC135679612 gene encoding uncharacterized protein LOC135679612 isoform X2, with amino-acid sequence MSQPRRGQQPDLNNLQPWQQLLMCQLIQEPQSQNKFKQLDPGTGQRNSLSKLSASAKPAPVDQLPAMIDDVPINHVSDCNWPKTVVPSMPLVPINSQPFIADNMNWLQLNDNPTVPNVASSFIISNNQIQTMRSMGFIPQQFDQTFHGIPVSSAKGVICQHPQFFGASSNCTDLTTTGARNESVKAWVPFNSLQSDQSSPAQNFSRERTFAMCNFHGKGSLDNASVQVLSNDVTSGNFQQIDNLKCSVRVHEVQDNQDKADLSSNLQENPSMQVETSDDVAANLDPTEQKLLFGMDDGHSLEVPLGGSLNTCSGNFLCGSSLENIHFGAIPSMQSGSWSALMQEAVQACSSDKGIQEEWSGLSYQKMERPMVMDSVVSNDNAKQPTTWDDSYLQSASSLTSRHLPLYNDADACSNSCTSPSFHNSFAHDGNSRVQSGAPHVSFQLSAGGNNYKQFHQVQKQKPIFEGGPQAQIPLTNEVWVDQSYEQCANDSVDMQYTEGSWTYQQNEALVNFPGEFSDTPNFWNSSYIMAPGGDCVSDVCDNDVNMGKPGGSNMHVNSGEQPVESDIGSSVQAEDFAVDNYGSVVNTNNFEWNDEMNQLASNSGLMVFGKNLNFDACVTVKTNGDKNVERNYNQLSGRPQTSYDTNKRLSSTDENKKDLQMVSGDGYTSSSLDHSRYSYTIDSAKENSVLAANDQKSFVSEIQDSLIQTGQHTVGSKMKRLTGSLGMDVEPLLPKNHPFIFQRMPKSVIQGYKKEEQIYAQKSKFADHIDSNNVENLVKRIAVESQKLQSRDNILTHASASSFDGSIGPYSQNKRIAQTSQNVLELLHKVDQSRNTDIPAQVGFDTASPRICQPSAVQGFGLQLAPPSQQFSKFVLPSNTCLNINPMNLDSKAGDKDQIWSISTPSVQSLMNETSQRENQSKISSISEQKHKEALYCDKQNTLSAIARNSCNMGNHLQGQQSQERNPNVNVYLEKEQDIPSSTGYGTLDQSMNFTIFSQANANAFVKNTSLLQQPYKSHDGSVADRSIQTSFPSLAGRVPPFRVASGEQLQTTKMDYTKQKQVVQDFSQISSSMYSNTETISIQPSTAGISYQVDPSSMLAYMWTNISTQQHQASLLPDSLSLQIPQSHNIRETSFLGLQKTYDQGSNGESASSEVGTSSHLMNRDDPNKRFSLKPSITEKIDSITQAETEFQWTELVGNAEEGLNTFIPSLVHLHQKGMDQGKSWHASTPYTQAVHASINRMASSSSEIGFPGFTSNPSDVQQKNCSLLHRMQARRKADSDLSNKVQSRLRGADFVSNSSFVYWNNDQGNVQEQDSDFKIPAYGELGACSQSLLPSNAKMLSFASKENVLQNASTPSSGGHCLQNDISSLSTCSTANLIRGNEHTCMNSQVSPSWFEKYQMYKNDAVIAEHDGQKITKPTSQQNFFSDIPGSTAENIMVKHRIRNSQTYTWPSSSIAEVSSDRPSTHSLLPTIVDQDAVIRSRKRKSTITELLPWHKVAQGQQRLRSIRTRLGSGYQ; translated from the exons ATGTCACAACCTCGTCGAGGGCAGCAGCCTGATCTTAATAACCTGCAACCATGGCAACAACTATTGATGTGCCAACTGATACAAGAGCCTCAGAGCCAGAATAAATTTAAGCAGCTAGATCCGGGTACAGGACAGCGAAATTCACTTAGCAAATTGTCCGCTTCAGCAAAACCAGCACCTGTGGATCAGTTACCTGCAATGATAGACGATGTCCCTATTAATCATGTGTCCGATTGTAATTGGCCAAAAACTGTTGTTCCGAGCATGCCTTTAGTGCCTATTAACTCTCAACCATTTATTGCGGACAACATGAACTGGCTGCAGTTAAATGACAATCCTACTGTACCAAATGTTGCAAGtagtttcataatttcaaataatcaAATTCAAACAATGCGATCTATGGGTTTCATCCCACAACAGTTTGACCAGACTTTTCATGGCATTCCTGTTTCAAGCGCCAAAGGGGTTATATGTCAACATCCTCAGTTCTTTGGGGCATCTAGTAATTGCACTGATTTGACAACTACTGGAGCCAGGAATGAATCAGTAAAAGCATGGGTTCCATTTAACTCTCTTCAGAGTGATCAGTCTTCTCCTGCACAAAACTTCTCACGAGAAAGAACATTTGCTATGTGTAATTTTCATGGCAAAGGCTCACTTGATAATGCTTCAGTGCAAGTTCTGAGTAATGATGTTACATCAGGAAACTTTCAACAAATAGATAATCTAAAATGCAGTGTTCGGGTTCATGAAGTCCAAGATAATCAGGACAAAGCTGACTTGTCAAGTAACTTGCAGGAAAATCCATCAATGCAAGTAGAGACATCCGATGATGTGGCTGCTAACCTAGACCCTACAGAACAGAAGCTTTTGTTTGGTATGGATGATGGCCACAGTTTGGAAGTTCCCTTAGGTGGGAGCCTGAACACTTGTTCAGGCAACTTTCTTTGTGGGTCTTCTTTGGAGAACATCCATTTTGGTGCTATTCCTTCCATGCAAAGTGGAAGCTGGAGCGCTCTTATGCAGGAGGCTGTACAGGCTTGCAGCAGTGATAAGGGAATCCAGGAAGAGTGGAGTGGTTTGAGCTACCAGAAAATGGAACGTCCAATGGTAATGGATTCAGTTGTGTCTAATGATAATGCCAAGCAGCCAACCACTTGGGATGACAGCTACCTGCAGAGTGCATCCTCATTAACTTCAAGACATCTTCCTTTGTATAATGATGCTGATGCATGTTCGAATTCATGCACTTCCCCTAGTTTTCATAACTCATTTGCACATGATGGAAATAGTAGGGTACAAAGTGGAGCTCCTCATGTGTCTTTTCAGCTGTCTGCTGGCGGAAACAATTACAAACAGTTTCATCAGGTTCAAAAGCAGAAACCAATCTTCGAAGGTGGTCCTCAAGCACAGATACCTTTAACCAATGAAGTGTGGGTGGACCAGTCATATGAGCAGTGTGCAAATGATTCTGTAGACATGCAGTATACTGAGGGAAGCTGGACCTACCAACAAAATGAGGCCTTGGTGAATTTTCCTGGGGAGTTTAGTGATACACCAAATTTCTGGAACAGTAGTTATATTATGGCACCTGGCGGGGATTGTGTCTCAGATGTTTGTGATAATGATGTTAATATGGGGAAGCCTGGTGGTAGTAACATGCATGTGAACAGCGGAGAACAACCAGTCGAATCCGATATTGGCAGTTCGGTGCAAGCTGAAGATTTTGCAGTTGACAACTATGGTTCTGTTGTGAACACAAACAACTTTGAGTGGAATGATGAGATGAATCAGCTGGCATCCAATTCAGGTCTGATGGTTTTTGGTAAAAACTTGAACTTTGATGCATGTGTAACTGTAAAAACTAATGGTGACAAAAATGTGGAAAGAAACTATAATCAATTAAGTGGGAGACCACAAACTAGTTATGACACTAACAAAAGATTAAGCAGCACCGATGAAAACAAAAAAGATCTGCAGATGGTTTCAGGTGATGGCTATACATCCAGTAGTTTAGATCACAGCCGATATAGCTATACTATAGATAGTGCAAAGGAAAATTCTGTGTTGGCTGCTAATGACCAGAAATCTTTTGTATCCGAGATCCAAGATTCATTGATCCAAACTGGTCAACATACTGTGGGTTCTAAAATGAAGCGGTTAACAGGAAGTTTGGGGATGGATGTGGAACCTTTGCTCCCTAAAAATCATCCATTTATTTTTCAGCGCATGCCCAAATCAGTTATTCAAGGATATAAAAAAGAGGAACAGATATATGCTCAAAAGTCTAAGTTTGCAGATCATATTGATTCAAACAATGTTGAAAACCTTGTTAAG AGAATTGCAGTGGAATCACAGAAGCTACAATCTAGAGATAACATCTTGACTCATGCTTCGGCTTCTTCCTTTGATGGATCCATTGGTCCATATTCCCAAAATAAAAGAATTGCTCAAACAAG TCAAAATGTGCTTGAGCTTCTTCACAAGGTTGATCAGTCAAGGAATACTGATATCCCTGCTCAAGTTGGTTTTGATACTGCTTCTCCTCGTATTTGTCAACCATCTGCTGTGCAAGGTTTTGGTTTGCAATTGGCCCCACCATCTCAACAATTTTCGAAGTTTGTGTTACCTTCCAATACTTGTCTAAATATTAATCCTATGAACTTAGACAGCAAGGCAGGAGATAAAGACCAGATATGGTCAATTTCTACACCATCAGTTCAATCTCTCATGAATgaaacatctcaaagagaaaatcagAGTAAGATATCTAGCATATCAGAACAAAAGCATAAAGAAGCTTTAtactgtgataagcaaaatacctTATCCGCAATAGCTCGTAATTCTTGTAATATGGGGAACCACCTACAAGGGCAGCAGTCACAGGAACGTAATCCTAATGTGAATGTTTATCTGGAGAAAGAGCAAGATATTCCTAGTTCCACTGGATATGGAACATTAGATCAGTCAATGAATTTTACCATTTTTAGCCAAGCTAATGCAAATGCTTTTGTCAAAAATACCTCACTACTTCAACAACCATATAAATCTCATGATGGGTCGGTAGCTGATCGATCTATTCAGACATCATTTCCTTCTCTGGCTGGCAGAGTTCCACCTTTTAGAGTCGCTTCTGGTGAACAGTTGCAGACAACAAAGATGGATTATACAAAGCAGAAGCAGGTTGTCCAGGACTTCTCTCAGATTAGTAGTTCAATGTACTCTAATACAGAAACAATATCAATCCAGCCTTCTACTGCAGGCATTTCTTATCAAGTTGACCCATCGTCAATGTTGGCATACATGTGGACAAATATATCAACCCAACAACATCAAGCTAGCCTTCTCCCTGACAGTCTCAGCCTACAGATACCTCAGTCACATAATATTAGGGAAACAAGTTTTTTGGGCCTGCAAAAGACATATGATCAAGGAAGTAATGGAGAGAGTGCTTCTTCCGAAGTAGGCACAAGTTCTCATTTGATGAACAGAGATGATCCAAATAAGAGATTTTCCTTAAAGCCATCAATTACTGAGAAGATAGATTCTATTACCCAGGCAGAAACTGAATTCCAATGGACAGAACTAGTGGGAAATGCTGAGGAGGGTTTGAATACATTCATTCCATCCTTGGTCCATTTGCATCAGAAGGGCATGGACCAGGGGAAAAGTTGGCATGCTTCAACTCCTTACACTCAAGCAGTACATGCTTCCATTAACAGAATGGCCTCTTCTAGCAGTGAAATTGGGTTCCCTGGTTTTACTTCAAATCCTTCAGATGTTCAACAGAAAAATTGTTCCCTTCTGCACCGGATGCAAGCTAGGAGGAAAGCTGATTCTGATCTAAGCAACAAGGTACAAAGTAGGCTAAGGGGAGCTGATTTTGTCTCTAATTCTTCTTTTGTGTACTGGAACAATGATCAGGGAAATGTTCAGGAACAAGATTCAGACTTCAAAATTCCTGCATATGGTGAACTTGGTGCATGTTCACAAAGTTTGTTACCATCGAATGCAAAAATGCTAAGTTTTGCTTCTAAAGAAAATGTGTTACAAAATGCAAGCACACCTTCTTCAGGAGGGCATTGTCTTCAAAATGATATATCCTCTCTTAGTACATGTTCAACAGCTAATTTAATCAGAGGAAATGAGCACACTTGTATGAACTCTCAAGTGTCTCCATCTTGgtttgaaaaatatcaaatgtaTAAAAATGATGCAGTAATTGCTGAACATGATGGCCAGAAGATTACAAAACCTACTTCTCAGCAGAATTTTTTCTCAGATATACCTGGGAGCACAGCCGAAAACATTATGGTCAAGCACAGAATTCGAAACAGTCAGACATATACTTGGCCAAGTTCATCAATCGCAGAGGTATCTTCCGATAGACCATCTACCCATTCACTGCTTCCTACTATTGTGGACCAGGATGCAGTTATAAGATCAAGGAAGCGGAAAAGCACAATTACAGAGCTTCTGCCATGGCACAAGGTCGCACAAGGACAGCAGAGGTTAAGAAGCATCAG AACTAGACTGGGCTCGGGTTACCAATAA